In a genomic window of Arthrobacter woluwensis:
- the treS gene encoding maltose alpha-D-glucosyltransferase gives MTFSLPSASNGIASRDRFDTNAPGLAHDPQWFRKAVFYEVLVRAFADSNGDGSGDLNGLIDRLDYLQWLGIDCLWLPPFFQSPLRDGGYDISDYKAVLDEFGTINDFQRLVGEAHARGMRVIIDLPLNHTSDQHHWFQESRRDPSGPYGDFYVWSDTDEKYQDARIIFIDTEESNWTFDPIRRQFFWHRFFSHQPDLNFENPAVVEAIYDVVRFWLDHGVDGFRADAIPYLFEEDGTNCENLPGTHEFLRDLRAMVDREYPGRIIIAEANQPPQEVVEYFGTEEAPECHMCFHFPIMPRLYFALRDQLAAPIVESMKDTPAIPAGTQWGTFLRNHDELTLEMVTAEERSAMLGWYAPDPRMRANVGIRRRLAPLLDNSRSEIELINALLLSLPGSPFLYYGDEIGMGDNIWLQDRDAVRTPMQWTPDRNAGFSIADPGKLYLPVIQSLVYHYGMANVEAEAAHSGSLLRWTRQILAVRKAHPAFGLGAFHHVPANHESVLAYRREVLPDNAEGAQPETLLCVFNLSQNPVAAVLDLPEFAGRGLRDIFGGQPFPSVADDGTLGLTLSGNGYFWLRFRTAAPGMQTTAIPIVPQGV, from the coding sequence ATGACTTTCAGCCTGCCGTCCGCCAGCAACGGGATCGCCAGCCGGGACCGTTTCGACACCAACGCCCCGGGCCTCGCCCACGACCCCCAGTGGTTCCGCAAAGCGGTGTTCTACGAGGTCCTGGTCCGCGCCTTCGCGGACTCGAACGGCGACGGCTCAGGTGATCTGAACGGCCTGATCGACCGGCTGGATTACCTGCAGTGGCTCGGCATCGACTGCCTCTGGCTCCCGCCGTTCTTCCAGTCCCCGCTCCGGGACGGCGGCTACGACATCTCGGATTACAAGGCCGTGCTGGACGAGTTCGGCACCATCAACGACTTCCAGCGGCTGGTGGGCGAGGCACACGCCCGGGGCATGCGGGTCATCATCGACCTGCCGCTCAACCACACCTCGGACCAGCATCACTGGTTCCAGGAATCCCGGCGTGACCCGAGCGGTCCGTACGGCGACTTCTACGTGTGGAGTGACACGGACGAGAAATACCAGGATGCCCGGATCATCTTCATCGACACGGAGGAATCGAACTGGACGTTCGATCCCATCCGGAGGCAATTCTTCTGGCACCGTTTCTTCAGCCACCAGCCGGATCTGAATTTCGAGAATCCTGCCGTCGTCGAGGCCATTTACGACGTGGTGCGTTTCTGGCTGGATCACGGGGTGGACGGTTTCCGGGCGGACGCCATTCCGTATCTTTTCGAAGAAGACGGCACCAATTGCGAGAACCTGCCCGGAACCCATGAATTCCTGAGGGATCTGCGCGCCATGGTGGACCGTGAATACCCGGGCCGGATCATCATCGCGGAAGCGAATCAGCCCCCGCAGGAGGTCGTGGAGTATTTCGGCACCGAAGAGGCGCCGGAATGCCACATGTGTTTCCATTTCCCGATCATGCCGCGGCTGTATTTCGCCCTGCGGGACCAGTTGGCCGCGCCGATCGTGGAGTCCATGAAGGACACCCCGGCCATTCCGGCGGGAACCCAATGGGGCACGTTCCTGCGCAACCACGACGAGCTGACGCTGGAGATGGTGACCGCCGAGGAGCGCTCCGCGATGCTCGGCTGGTACGCCCCGGACCCGCGGATGCGCGCCAATGTCGGCATCCGGCGTCGTCTGGCGCCCCTCCTGGACAATTCGCGGTCCGAGATCGAGCTGATCAACGCGCTGCTCCTGAGCCTGCCGGGGTCGCCGTTCCTGTACTACGGCGACGAGATCGGCATGGGGGACAACATCTGGCTCCAGGACCGCGACGCCGTCAGGACGCCCATGCAGTGGACTCCGGACCGCAACGCCGGGTTCTCGATCGCCGACCCGGGCAAGCTCTACCTGCCCGTCATCCAGTCGCTCGTGTACCACTACGGCATGGCGAACGTGGAGGCGGAGGCGGCCCACTCAGGATCGCTGCTGCGCTGGACCCGGCAGATCCTGGCCGTCCGCAAGGCTCATCCGGCCTTCGGCCTCGGCGCCTTCCACCACGTTCCGGCCAATCATGAGTCGGTGCTCGCCTACCGCCGCGAGGTGCTTCCGGACAACGCGGAAGGCGCCCAGCCCGAGACGCTGCTGTGCGTCTTCAACCTGTCCCAGAATCCGGTGGCGGCCGTGCTGGACCTGCCGGAATTCGCGGGACGAGGTCTGCGGGACATCTTCGGCGGCCAGCCGTTCCCCAGCGTGGCCGATGACGGGACGCTCGGACTCACACTGTCCGGCAACGGCTACTTCTGGCTCCGGTTCCGCACGGCGGCGCCGGGGATGCAGACCACCGCCATCCCGATCGTGCCCCAGGGCGTGTGA
- a CDS encoding phosphotransferase has protein sequence MRSEQSNTSIVLNAQGRGMIVKFFRTLSNGQNPEVELGAVLTRLGTQDVPATLGWLEAHWQDQGVANQADLAVIHEFLPGGSDAWGAALDAAARGESFARQAHAIGQGTARIHRRLAEGLPVSTTPEGVLSRLAARVRDSWAQVRAVVGPYDAEIEALLTSLSAVPAQPQRIHGDLHLGQILTVQAPAAGADRWIFLDFEGEPLRPVSERALPDLPLRDVVGLLRSLDYAAGAAQRQVAGADVSDGWVAECSAAFLEGYSSVVPGRIDQRSPLFMALWLDKALYEVRYEQSNRPGWLDIPVSAARATLDELAGPDAKGKP, from the coding sequence ATGCGGAGCGAGCAGTCGAACACGTCCATCGTGCTCAACGCGCAGGGACGCGGCATGATCGTGAAGTTCTTCCGGACGCTCTCCAACGGTCAGAATCCCGAGGTCGAGCTGGGCGCCGTCCTGACGCGGCTCGGCACCCAGGACGTCCCCGCCACGCTCGGCTGGCTCGAGGCCCACTGGCAGGACCAGGGCGTGGCCAACCAGGCCGATCTGGCGGTCATCCACGAGTTCCTCCCGGGCGGGTCCGACGCCTGGGGAGCCGCACTGGACGCGGCCGCCCGCGGGGAGTCGTTCGCGCGGCAGGCACACGCCATCGGGCAGGGAACGGCCCGGATTCACCGCCGCCTGGCCGAAGGGCTGCCGGTGTCGACCACGCCGGAGGGCGTGCTGAGCCGGCTGGCCGCCAGGGTGAGGGACAGCTGGGCGCAGGTGCGCGCCGTCGTCGGGCCGTACGACGCCGAGATCGAGGCACTGCTCACCTCGCTGTCCGCGGTGCCGGCGCAGCCGCAGCGGATCCACGGCGACCTTCACCTGGGGCAGATCCTCACCGTGCAGGCGCCCGCCGCCGGCGCCGACCGCTGGATCTTCCTCGACTTCGAGGGCGAGCCGCTCCGGCCCGTCTCCGAGCGGGCGCTGCCGGACCTGCCGTTGCGGGATGTGGTCGGGCTGCTCCGTTCCCTGGACTACGCCGCCGGGGCCGCTCAGCGCCAGGTGGCGGGAGCCGACGTCTCCGACGGGTGGGTGGCCGAGTGTTCGGCGGCCTTCCTGGAGGGTTATTCGAGTGTGGTGCCCGGGAGGATTGACCAGCGTTCTCCCCTTTTCATGGCATTGTGGCTGGACAAGGCCCTGTACGAGGTCCGTTACGAGCAGAGCAACCGCCCCGGCTGGCTGGACATCCCGGTCAGCGCGGCGCGTGCGACGCTGGACGAACTCGCAGGTCCCGACGCGAAAGGGAAACCATGA
- the glgB gene encoding 1,4-alpha-glucan branching protein GlgB, protein MTPTPEAAAPAPLPIDQATLGQVAHGEHHAPHSVLGAHLDDRGVVTFRTVKHLAEAVTVILADDARIPLHHEGFGVWVGTYVSPDGAHVPDYRIEVAYEDAEPVVVDEPYRYLPTLGELDLHLLQEGRHETLWTVLGARVQRYSSVMGEVTGVSFAVWAPNAQAVRVIGDFNSWDGRQHSMRSLGSSGVWELFIPGLGPGTRYKFALRTKHGHWVEKADPLAFGTEVPPMTASVVVERSYEFKDQEWMTARAARDPHNSPMSVYEVHLGSWRLGLSYRELARELVEYVQWLGFTHVEFMPVAEHPFGGSWGYQVTSYYAPTSRFGHPDEFRFLVDALHQAGIGVIMDWVPAHFPKDEWALARFDGEPLYEHADPRLGEHPDWGTYIFNFGRKEVRNFLVANALYWLEEFHVDALRVDAVASMLYLDYSREEGQWVPNQFGGRENLDAISFLQETNATVYKRNPGAVTIAEESTAFPGVTAPTSQGGLGFGLKWNMGWMHDSLAYIAEDPVNRRWHHNTITFSLVYAFTENFLLPISHDEVVHGKGSMLRKMPGDRWQQLANLRAFLAYQWAHPGKQLIFMGTEFGQEAEWSEQHGLDWWLADGPDHRGVQLLVKQLNAIYQDTPALWEQDNTGEGYRWINGGDADRNVLSFIRISADGEELVCAVNFGGAPHHDYPLGFPSEGEWVEILNTDAREFGGSGVTNGGTVVADNGPWDGQPASAKVTLPPLGAVYFTKLA, encoded by the coding sequence ATGACCCCCACCCCGGAAGCCGCTGCGCCGGCTCCCTTGCCGATCGATCAGGCCACGCTGGGCCAGGTGGCTCATGGTGAACATCACGCACCGCACTCCGTGCTCGGCGCCCACTTGGATGACCGCGGCGTGGTCACCTTCCGCACGGTCAAGCACCTCGCGGAGGCGGTGACGGTCATCCTCGCCGACGACGCGCGGATCCCCCTTCATCACGAAGGTTTCGGCGTCTGGGTGGGCACCTATGTCTCGCCCGACGGCGCGCACGTGCCGGACTACCGGATCGAGGTCGCCTACGAGGACGCCGAGCCCGTCGTGGTCGACGAGCCCTACCGCTACCTGCCCACGCTGGGCGAGCTGGACCTCCACCTCCTGCAGGAGGGCCGTCACGAGACGCTCTGGACCGTGCTCGGCGCCAGGGTGCAGCGCTACAGCTCCGTGATGGGCGAGGTCACCGGCGTCTCCTTCGCCGTCTGGGCCCCGAATGCTCAGGCCGTGCGGGTCATCGGCGACTTCAACTCCTGGGACGGACGTCAGCACTCCATGCGGTCCCTCGGTTCGAGCGGCGTGTGGGAGCTCTTCATTCCGGGGCTCGGTCCCGGCACTCGCTACAAGTTCGCGCTGCGCACGAAGCATGGACACTGGGTGGAGAAGGCGGATCCGCTGGCCTTCGGCACCGAGGTTCCGCCCATGACCGCGTCCGTGGTGGTGGAGCGCTCCTATGAGTTCAAGGACCAGGAGTGGATGACCGCCCGCGCGGCGCGCGATCCGCACAATTCGCCCATGAGCGTCTACGAGGTCCACCTCGGTTCCTGGCGCCTGGGCCTGAGCTACCGCGAGCTGGCGCGAGAGCTGGTCGAGTACGTCCAGTGGCTCGGCTTCACCCACGTGGAGTTCATGCCGGTGGCGGAGCACCCCTTCGGCGGCTCCTGGGGCTACCAGGTCACGTCCTACTACGCGCCGACCTCCCGTTTCGGGCATCCCGACGAATTCCGATTCCTCGTGGACGCGCTGCACCAGGCCGGCATCGGCGTGATCATGGACTGGGTCCCCGCGCATTTCCCCAAGGATGAGTGGGCGCTGGCACGCTTCGACGGCGAGCCGCTGTACGAGCACGCCGATCCCCGTCTGGGTGAGCACCCGGACTGGGGCACGTACATCTTCAACTTCGGCCGCAAGGAGGTCCGGAACTTCCTCGTGGCCAACGCCCTCTACTGGCTGGAGGAGTTCCACGTGGACGCCCTCCGCGTGGACGCCGTGGCCTCGATGCTGTACCTGGATTACTCGCGTGAAGAGGGACAGTGGGTGCCCAACCAGTTCGGCGGCCGCGAGAACCTGGACGCCATCAGCTTCCTGCAGGAGACCAACGCGACGGTCTACAAGCGCAATCCGGGAGCCGTGACGATCGCGGAGGAATCGACGGCGTTCCCCGGTGTCACGGCGCCCACGTCCCAGGGTGGCCTGGGCTTCGGGCTCAAGTGGAACATGGGCTGGATGCACGACTCCCTGGCCTACATCGCCGAGGACCCGGTCAACCGGCGCTGGCACCACAACACCATCACCTTCTCCCTGGTCTACGCGTTCACGGAGAACTTCCTCCTGCCGATCAGCCATGACGAAGTGGTCCACGGCAAGGGGTCCATGCTCCGCAAGATGCCCGGCGACCGCTGGCAGCAGCTCGCCAATCTGCGCGCGTTCCTCGCCTATCAGTGGGCTCATCCGGGCAAGCAGCTGATCTTCATGGGCACCGAGTTCGGCCAGGAAGCCGAGTGGAGCGAACAGCACGGGCTCGACTGGTGGCTCGCCGACGGCCCGGATCACCGCGGCGTCCAGCTTCTCGTCAAGCAGCTCAACGCGATCTACCAGGACACGCCGGCCCTCTGGGAGCAGGACAACACGGGGGAGGGGTACCGCTGGATCAATGGCGGCGACGCCGACCGGAACGTTCTCAGCTTCATCCGCATCAGCGCCGACGGCGAGGAACTGGTCTGCGCGGTCAACTTCGGGGGAGCGCCGCATCACGACTACCCGCTCGGCTTCCCTTCCGAGGGCGAGTGGGTGGAGATCCTCAATACCGACGCCCGCGAATTCGGTGGCTCCGGAGTCACCAACGGGGGAACCGTGGTGGCGGACAACGGCCCATGGGATGGCCAGCCCGCCTCGGCGAAGGTGACCCTCCCGCCGCTGGGTGCGGTGTACTTCACAAAACTCGCCTGA
- a CDS encoding ABC transporter ATP-binding protein produces MSLLVSLREVTKSVTLPDDTELHILKGISLDLHEGDRLAVVGRSGGGKSTLLNLLGLLDVPTNGELEFLGLPAQRMSEARRARVRGESVGFVFQQFNLLPERTALENVMTPLYYASGRAFWRRRELALRLLDRVGLAARADVKPVRLSGGEQQRVAIARALVRRPRLILADEPTGALDVETGQAVMSLLEEVAEETSAALVTITHDRAVADRSAWRLHLDAGVLSGDENVASEEGLVTA; encoded by the coding sequence ATGAGTCTGCTGGTCAGCCTGCGGGAGGTCACCAAGTCCGTGACGCTGCCCGATGACACCGAGCTCCACATTCTCAAGGGCATCTCACTGGACCTCCACGAAGGCGACCGTCTCGCCGTCGTCGGGCGGTCGGGAGGAGGGAAGTCGACCCTGCTCAACCTGCTGGGACTCCTCGATGTCCCGACGAACGGTGAGCTCGAGTTCCTGGGCCTCCCGGCGCAGCGCATGAGCGAAGCCCGCCGGGCCCGGGTCCGAGGGGAGAGCGTGGGATTCGTGTTCCAGCAGTTCAACCTCCTGCCGGAGCGCACGGCCCTGGAGAACGTCATGACGCCGCTGTACTACGCGTCAGGGCGGGCCTTCTGGCGGCGCCGCGAACTGGCTCTGCGGCTCCTGGACCGTGTGGGACTGGCCGCCCGTGCCGACGTGAAGCCCGTGCGGCTGTCGGGCGGTGAGCAGCAGCGCGTGGCGATCGCCAGGGCCCTGGTGCGCCGTCCGCGCCTCATCCTCGCCGATGAACCGACTGGGGCGCTCGACGTCGAGACCGGGCAGGCCGTCATGAGCCTCCTGGAGGAGGTCGCCGAGGAGACCTCGGCCGCGCTCGTGACGATCACGCACGACCGTGCCGTGGCGGACCGTTCGGCCTGGCGACTGCACTTGGACGCCGGGGTTCTCTCCGGCGACGAGAACGTGGCGTCCGAGGAAGGGCTGGTGACGGCATGA
- a CDS encoding ABC transporter permease: MTSLLAAILEAWHELRVHKVRVLLSLIGVAASVAALTGVLGMGDVVREGMKDQAERNGGRGATLSVSFYAESGQVPASQSDPLMKKMTERYKLDKVSRISHGRLSIQFPRGVEPVEATVVDPAYATILRTTVVHGRWFTADDAQRLAPAVIVNENAWRQLGSPSLSRQPGVMLYQNGAQSAVVVGVARSQWPEEPPSAYLLSGDGKRLGMGDERPEYRVWVDPSQADQLRQTLEADLGAQLPGASASVNRMDYLAYGDPLASLQWAVIGVAAVILVLGALGMLTVALVTVKYRVREIGIRRSFGATSGRIFVGVMMESLVATTVAGLLGVMLAVAVVKNPWVESNLAPGLDAYPPFPLGAALIGMGAAIVVGALAGAIPALIAIRVKVIDAIRF; this comes from the coding sequence ATGACCTCGTTGCTGGCAGCCATCCTCGAGGCCTGGCATGAACTCCGTGTCCACAAGGTCAGGGTGCTGCTCTCCTTGATCGGCGTCGCGGCCTCCGTCGCGGCGCTGACCGGAGTCCTCGGGATGGGCGATGTGGTGCGGGAGGGGATGAAGGACCAGGCCGAACGGAACGGCGGGCGGGGCGCGACTCTGAGCGTGAGCTTCTACGCGGAATCCGGCCAGGTCCCGGCGTCGCAGAGTGACCCCCTCATGAAGAAGATGACCGAGCGCTACAAGCTGGACAAGGTCTCCCGGATCTCCCACGGTCGGCTGAGCATCCAGTTCCCGCGGGGTGTCGAGCCGGTCGAGGCGACCGTGGTGGATCCCGCGTACGCCACGATCCTCCGGACCACGGTGGTGCACGGCCGCTGGTTCACGGCCGACGACGCGCAGCGGCTGGCGCCGGCGGTGATCGTCAACGAGAACGCCTGGAGGCAGTTGGGCTCCCCGTCGCTGTCCCGGCAGCCGGGCGTCATGCTCTACCAGAACGGCGCGCAGAGCGCCGTGGTCGTGGGAGTCGCACGGTCCCAATGGCCGGAGGAGCCGCCATCGGCGTATCTCCTCAGCGGTGACGGAAAGAGGCTCGGCATGGGAGACGAGCGTCCGGAGTACCGGGTGTGGGTGGACCCGTCCCAGGCGGATCAGCTCCGGCAGACCCTGGAGGCCGATCTGGGGGCGCAACTGCCCGGGGCCTCCGCCTCAGTGAACCGGATGGATTACCTGGCCTACGGGGACCCCCTGGCGTCTCTGCAATGGGCTGTGATCGGAGTGGCGGCGGTGATCCTGGTGCTGGGCGCCCTGGGCATGCTCACCGTGGCCCTGGTGACGGTGAAGTACCGGGTCCGGGAGATCGGCATCCGGCGGAGTTTCGGGGCCACATCCGGCCGCATCTTCGTGGGGGTCATGATGGAGTCCTTGGTCGCCACGACCGTCGCGGGGCTGCTGGGTGTCATGCTCGCCGTCGCGGTGGTGAAGAATCCCTGGGTGGAGTCGAACCTCGCACCGGGACTCGACGCCTATCCGCCCTTCCCCCTGGGAGCCGCCCTGATCGGCATGGGCGCCGCCATCGTGGTGGGCGCACTCGCCGGGGCGATCCCCGCGCTCATCGCCATCAGGGTGAAAGTCATCGACGCCATCCGGTTCTGA
- a CDS encoding DUF4032 domain-containing protein has translation MSENTPSNGAQWHDEPTDYDQVGKLPRAEAASVDEAPSGPVVGSLNITAASADPELLDLPWHIALEEWPQANLAALPRGISRHVVRFAHLGGTVIAIKETSEHVARHEYHMLRKLARLDVPAVEPVAVITGRTTPDGRPLNPCLVTRHLKFSMPYRALFSQMLRKDTLTRLIDALALLLVRLHLVGFYWGDVSLSNTLFRRDAGAFAAYLVDAETGELYPDLSTGQREYDLEIARVNIAGELMDLLDGELIDELVDPVATSERIMESYRRLWDELTAKESFELGERWRVGARIRRLNELGFDVEEYAIKTTADGSTIQLQPKVVDAGHHQRRLLRLTGLDAQENQARRLLNDMDAYRADNYPGQDEEISAHAWVSQVFEPIVRSIPRELSGKLEPAEVVHEVLEHRWYMTEKRNQHVPMAEALQSYIDDVLRHRRDEATLLLNPDTDLIKVLEAGVIKADDDDEDYED, from the coding sequence ATGAGTGAGAACACGCCCTCCAACGGGGCACAGTGGCATGACGAGCCCACCGACTACGATCAGGTGGGAAAGCTGCCCCGTGCCGAGGCGGCGAGCGTGGACGAGGCCCCCTCGGGGCCCGTCGTCGGCTCCCTGAACATCACCGCGGCCAGCGCGGACCCTGAGCTGCTGGACCTGCCGTGGCACATCGCCCTGGAGGAGTGGCCGCAGGCTAACCTTGCGGCCCTCCCCCGCGGCATCTCCCGCCACGTGGTGCGGTTCGCCCACCTGGGCGGCACCGTGATCGCCATCAAGGAGACCAGTGAGCACGTGGCCCGCCACGAGTACCACATGCTCCGCAAGCTGGCCCGGCTGGACGTCCCGGCCGTGGAACCGGTGGCTGTGATCACCGGTCGCACCACCCCCGACGGGCGGCCGCTCAACCCCTGTCTGGTGACCCGGCATCTGAAATTCTCCATGCCATACCGGGCGCTCTTCTCCCAGATGCTCCGCAAGGACACTCTGACCCGTCTCATCGACGCCCTGGCCCTGCTCCTGGTCCGGCTGCACCTCGTGGGGTTCTACTGGGGCGACGTGTCCCTCTCGAACACCTTGTTCCGCCGCGACGCGGGGGCCTTCGCCGCCTACCTCGTGGATGCGGAGACCGGTGAGCTGTACCCCGATCTGTCCACCGGTCAGCGCGAGTACGACCTCGAGATCGCCCGCGTGAACATCGCCGGTGAGCTCATGGACCTCCTGGACGGCGAACTGATCGACGAGCTCGTGGACCCCGTGGCCACGAGCGAACGGATCATGGAGTCCTACCGGCGGCTCTGGGACGAGCTCACCGCCAAGGAGTCCTTCGAGCTGGGCGAACGCTGGCGCGTGGGCGCCCGCATCCGCCGCCTGAACGAGCTGGGCTTCGACGTGGAGGAGTACGCCATCAAGACGACGGCGGACGGCTCCACGATCCAGCTGCAGCCCAAGGTGGTGGACGCCGGTCATCACCAGCGGCGCCTGCTGCGCCTCACCGGCCTTGATGCTCAGGAGAACCAGGCCCGCCGGCTCCTGAACGACATGGACGCCTACCGGGCGGACAACTACCCCGGCCAGGACGAGGAGATCAGCGCCCACGCCTGGGTCTCCCAGGTGTTCGAGCCGATCGTCCGCTCGATCCCGCGCGAGCTCTCCGGCAAGCTCGAACCGGCCGAGGTGGTCCACGAAGTGCTCGAACACCGCTGGTACATGACGGAGAAGCGCAATCAGCACGTCCCCATGGCGGAGGCTCTGCAGTCCTACATCGACGACGTGCTGCGACACCGCCGGGACGAGGCTACCTTGCTCCTGAACCCGGACACCGACCTGATCAAGGTCCTCGAGGCCGGTGTCATCAAGGCGGACGATGACGATGAGGACTATGAGGACTGA
- a CDS encoding beta-N-acetylhexosaminidase has product MSSQHLITPAPRSTVTADGTLVLTSGTQVVAGPGAEAVAGAFAGWLRAGTGWAVPVLTAATGGPVISFGIDSAHPDGNEAYTLTVDDDGVRLSAAHAAGLFHASSSLRQLLPATLESGYTATPAEDIPLGHVEVRDAPRFAYRGIMLDVARSYYPIDEIRRLIDVMTRFKYNVLHLHLADDQSWRIELDTPEDNPTGIDFTELARIGKDGAVNREGWGLGPGRTGYYTKDDYRLIVAYAAERFVTVVPEFDVPGHVNSALAAIPELNPDGIATSPTATGEVGFSTLYNDNPLTRPFVAEVFRQLAELTPGPYLHLGGDEALVTSKEDFVAMVTDFAASVAATGKTVMGWNEYAQAELPSGAVIQYWDGDLEPTLRQVRENAARVVMSPGKGSYLDQKYVESDPIGLKWAAMGDWDLYYGWDPVRDGLEEDQVLGVEAPLWSETIRSLDEAHWLIYPRAIALAETAWSNAAAKNATEFASRLGGLGERLVALGVTFRPSPDIEWNATPRDPFEGVDLPAVTALPENAGVASAAGAAVTE; this is encoded by the coding sequence GTGTCATCTCAGCACCTCATCACCCCCGCACCTCGTTCGACCGTCACCGCCGACGGCACCCTCGTCCTCACCTCCGGCACCCAGGTGGTCGCAGGCCCCGGAGCCGAAGCCGTGGCCGGGGCCTTCGCCGGCTGGCTCCGTGCCGGCACCGGCTGGGCCGTCCCCGTCCTCACCGCCGCGACCGGCGGGCCGGTCATCAGCTTCGGGATCGACTCCGCCCACCCCGACGGGAACGAGGCCTACACCCTGACCGTCGACGACGACGGCGTGCGGCTGAGTGCCGCACACGCCGCGGGGCTGTTCCACGCGTCGTCGTCGCTGCGGCAGCTGCTGCCCGCCACCCTGGAGTCCGGCTACACCGCGACGCCGGCCGAGGACATCCCGCTCGGCCACGTCGAGGTCCGGGACGCCCCCCGTTTCGCGTACCGCGGCATCATGCTGGACGTGGCCCGCAGCTACTACCCGATCGACGAGATCCGCCGGCTGATCGACGTCATGACCAGGTTCAAGTACAACGTGCTCCACCTGCACCTGGCCGACGACCAGTCCTGGCGCATCGAGCTGGACACCCCGGAGGACAACCCCACCGGCATCGACTTCACGGAGCTGGCGCGAATCGGCAAGGACGGGGCCGTGAACCGGGAAGGCTGGGGCCTCGGTCCGGGCCGCACCGGGTACTACACCAAGGACGATTACCGCCTGATCGTGGCCTACGCGGCCGAGCGCTTCGTCACGGTGGTGCCGGAATTCGACGTCCCGGGTCACGTGAACTCCGCGCTGGCCGCGATCCCGGAGCTGAACCCGGATGGGATCGCCACGAGCCCCACCGCCACGGGCGAGGTGGGCTTCTCCACCCTGTACAACGACAATCCGCTCACCCGCCCGTTCGTGGCCGAGGTGTTCCGGCAGCTGGCGGAGCTGACGCCCGGTCCGTACCTCCACCTCGGCGGCGACGAGGCCCTCGTCACGTCCAAGGAGGACTTCGTGGCCATGGTGACCGACTTCGCGGCGTCCGTGGCGGCCACCGGCAAGACGGTGATGGGCTGGAACGAGTACGCCCAGGCCGAGCTGCCGTCCGGCGCCGTCATCCAGTACTGGGACGGTGACCTGGAGCCCACGCTCCGGCAGGTCCGGGAGAACGCCGCCCGCGTGGTCATGTCCCCGGGCAAGGGCAGTTACCTGGACCAGAAGTACGTGGAATCGGACCCGATCGGCCTCAAGTGGGCGGCCATGGGCGACTGGGACCTCTACTACGGCTGGGATCCGGTCCGCGACGGGCTCGAGGAGGACCAGGTGCTGGGTGTCGAGGCACCGCTCTGGAGCGAGACCATCCGGAGCCTGGACGAGGCCCACTGGCTGATCTACCCCCGGGCCATCGCTCTCGCGGAAACGGCCTGGAGCAACGCCGCGGCGAAGAATGCGACGGAGTTCGCCTCCCGTCTGGGCGGGCTGGGTGAGCGTCTCGTGGCGCTCGGCGTGACCTTCCGGCCCAGCCCGGACATCGAGTGGAACGCCACCCCTCGCGATCCGTTCGAAGGGGTCGACCTCCCCGCGGTCACCGCGCTGCCGGAGAACGCCGGCGTCGCCAGTGCTGCCGGCGCCGCTGTCACGGAGTAG